CACCCCGCTGTCGCTGGGCATCGAGACCCTGGGCGGCGTGATGACCAAGCTGATCGAGCGCAACACCACCATCCCGACCAAGGCCACGCAGGTGTTCTCCACCGCCGACGACAACCAGACCGCGGTGACCGTGCACGTGCTGCAGGGCGAGCGCGACCGCGCCGCCGACAACAAGTCGCTGGGCCGCTTCGACCTGAGCGACATCCCGCCGGCGCCGCGCGGCGTGCCGCAGATCGAGGTCGCCTTCGACATCGACGCCAACGGCATCCTCAACGTCTCGGCCAAGGACAAGGGCACCGGTAAGGAACAGAACATCGTCATCAAGGCCTCCAGCGGTCTCAACGACGACGAGATCGATCGCATGGTCAAGGACGCCGAGGCGCACAAGGAAGAGGACCGCAGGTTCCACGAGATGGTCGATGCCCGCAACCAGGCCGACAACATGATCCATGCGACCCGCAAGTCGCTGAAGGATCTCGGCGACAAGGTCACGGACGAGGAGAAGACCGAGGTCGAGAACGCGATCAAGGCGGTCGAGGAGGTCATGAACGGCGACGACAAGGAGGCCATCGAGCAGAAGACCGCCGCACTGGCCGAGGTCTCTGGTAAACTCGCTCAGCGTGTCTACCAGGAGCAGGGCGGTCAGGCCGGCGCGGCCGGCGCCGAGGCCGCGGGCGAGCAGGCCCAGGGCGGCGCTGAGTCCGGCGACGATGTGGTCGACGCCGAGTTCGAAGAGGTCAAGGAAGACAACAAGTAATCCCCGGGTTAGGGGGTAATGGGACTGGAGAGTCGAGACCTTGGCTGTGTCGGCTCACCGGTCCCGTTTGTGTTTGTTTCCCCGAGAGGGGATGCTGAAATATTCGGGTTTTGCATATGAGTGACAGCCACGACTTCCCGGCCGTCATTCCGGCGCAGGCCGGAATCCAGGTGCCGCAGCGATTACTGGAACCCGGCCTGCGTCGGGATGACAGGGATTTTCTGTTCCCGGACTCCAAACTTCGAGTCTCTGAATAATGGCAAAAAAAGATTTCTACGAAATTCTGGGTGTGCAGAAGAACGCCAGCGAGGCCGACATCAAGAAGGCCTATCGGCGCATGGCCCAGAAGTTTCATCCCGATCGCAATCCCGACGACGAGGAGGCGCTGAATCGCTTCAAGGAGGTCAAGGAGGCCTACGAGGTTCTGAGCGATGCACGCAAGCGTGCCGCCTATGACCAGTTCGGCCACGCCGGCGTCGATCCCAACATGGGCGGCGGTGCGGGCGGCGGCTTCGGCGGCGGCGGTGCCTCCTTCTCCGATATCTTTGGCGACGTGTTCGGCGACATCTTCGGCGGCGGCGCCGGTCGCGGCCCCGGCGGCCAGCGGGTCTACCGCGGCGCCGACCTGCGCTACAACCTGGATCTGACCCTGGAGGAGGCCGTTGCCGGCACCACGGTCAAGATCCGGGTGCCGGCCATGGTCGGCTGCACGGTGTGCGGCGGCAACGGGGCCAAGCCGGGCAGCAAGCCCGAGACCTGCACCACCTGCGGCGGTGTCGGTCAGGTGCGTATGCAGCAGGGCTTCTTCTCGGTGCAGCAGACCTGCCCGCGCTGTCACGGCAGCGGCTCCATCGTCAGCGACCCCTGCACCGCCTGCCAGGGCCACGGCCGGGTGCAGGAGAACAAGACCCTGTCGGTGAAGGTGCCGCCCGGTGTCGACACCGGCGACCGCATCCGCCTGGCCGGCGAGGGCGAGGCCGGGGAGAACGGGGGGCCGCCCGGCGATCTGTATGTCCAGATCCGGGTCAAGGAACATCCCATCTTCACCCGTGACGACAACCACCTGTTCTGCGAGGTGCCGATCCCGTTCGTCACCGCGGCGCTGGGCGGTGAACTCGAGGTGCCGACCCTGGAAGGCAAGGTCAAGCTCAAGATCCCGACCGAGACTCAGTCCGGCAAGCTGTTCCGGCTGCGCGGCAAGGGCGTGAAGCCGGTACGCGGCGGTCCCGTGGGCGATCTGATGTGCCGGGTGATGGTGGAGACACCGGTCAATCTCAACGAAAAGCAGAAGCAGATGCTGCGCGATTTCGAGTCCACCATGGACGAGAAGGGCGACAGCCACCACAACCCGCAGTCGCACTCCTGGCTGGACGGGGTGAAGAAGTTCTTCGAGGGCATCAAACTGTAAGTTGTCATTGCGAGCGCATGCGAAGCAATCTCTGAAATCAACCGCGGCGGTAGCGTCGCGAGATTGCTTCGCCTGACCCATAGAAACCCTTCGGGTTTCATCATGGGTACCCCACCCTTCGGGTCTGGGCATCGCAATTGACGGAAGGATCCAGGTGGTTAAATGACAACAAGAATCGCAATCGCCGGCGCCGCCGGCCGCATGGGCCGGCACCTGATCGAGGCCGCCCACAACACCGAGGGCACGCAGCCCGCCGTCGCCCTGGAGGCGCCCGGCCACCCCAGCCTGGGCTCGGATGCCGGCGTGCTGGCCGGCGTCGGTGAACTCGGGGTGAACGTGACCGACGACCTGGTCGCGCAGGCGGAGCGCTTCGATGTCCTGATCGACTTCACCATACCCGAGGCGACCCTGGCCAATGTCCGTGCCTGCCGCGCGGCCGGCCGGGCCATCGTCATCGGCACCACCGGCCTGAGCGATGATCAGAAATCCGAACTGGCCGGGGCCGCCCGGGACATCCCCGTTGTCTTCGCCCCCAACATGAGCGTCGGGGTGAATCTCTGTCTCAAGCTGCTGGACCTGGCCGCCCGGGTGCTGGGCGATACGGTCGACATCGAGGTCATCGAGGCCCATCACCGACACAAGATCGACGCCCCCTCCGGCACCGCCCTGCGCATGGGGGAGGTGGTGGCCGAAGCATTGGGGCGGGATCTGAAGGAATGCGCCGTCTACGGCCGCGAGGGCCGCACCGGCGAGCGCGACCGCCGCACCATCGGCTTCGAGACCATCCGCGCCGGCGACATCGTCGGCGAGCACACTGTCATGTTCGCGGGCGAAGGCGAACGGGTGGAGATCACCCACAAGGCCTCCAGCCGCATGACCTTCGCCAGCGGTGCGGTGCGCGCCGCGGCCTGGCTGGCCGACCGCCCGGCCGGGCTGTACGACATGCAGGACGTGCTGGGATTGAAGGACTGAGTTCCGTTCAGTGATGGGAACGCAGAGGACGCAGAGACGCTAAGGCGCAGAGTTGTTATATTTTTTTCAAGATCTTTGCGCCTCTGTGCCTCTGCGTCCTCTGCGTGCATCCCGCCACTGTCCGCACACCACACCGGGGCGGGAAATAACCCCACTCGATTAGACAGTTGAGAGGGCATCGGCTAAAATGTGGTCTCAATTCCAGCCGGCTGTTCTGGTCCGGTGACTGCAACACGAAATGATTGCCAGCGGGAGGCTCGGGGAGTGCTCCCGCTTTCCATATCCACGCCACAGGAACGGAGGCTTCCTTGAGGAAACCCGCCATACTGGTTCTCGAAGACGGCAGTGTCTTCCGGGGCGAATCCATTGGCGCCGACGGCCAGACCGTGGGCGAGGTGGTCTTCAACACCGCCATGACCGGCTATCAGGAAATCCTGACCGACCCTTCCTATTCCCGCCAGATCGTCACGCTGACCTATCCCCACATCGGCAACACCGGGATCAATGACGAGGACGAGGAATCGGCGCGCATCCAGAGCGCCGGGCTGGTGGTGCGCGACCTGCCGACCCGCTACAGCAACTGGCGTGCGCAGCGCTCACTGGGCGATTATCTGCGTGAGAGCGGCGTGGTCGGCATCGCCGACATCGACACCCGGCGACTGACCCGCATCCTGCGCGAGAAGGGCGCCCAGAACGGCTGCATCATCGCCGGTGACCAGCCCGACGAGGCCGCCGCCCTGGAGGCGGCGAAGGGCTTCCCGGGGCTGAAGGGGATGGACCTGGCGCGCGAGGTCACCACTGCCGAGCGCTACGAATGGGCCCAGGGCACCTGGAGCCTGGAGGACGGTCTGCCGGCCCCGGCCGCGGATCTGCCGCATCATGTGGTGGCCTATGATTTCGGCGTCAAGCGCAACATCCTGCGCATGCTGGCCGACCGCGGCTGCCGCCTGACGGTGGTGCCGGCGCAGACCCCGGCCGCCGAGGTGATGGCGCTCAAGCCCGACGGCGTGTTCCTGTCCAACGGCCCCGGTGATCCCGAGCCCTGCGACTATGCCATCGGCGCCATCCGCGAGCTGCTCGACGCCGATGTGCCGCTGTTCGGCATCTGCCTCGGCCACCAGCTGCTGGCCCTGGCCAGCGGGGCGAAGACGACCAAGATGAAGTTCGGCCACCACGGCGCCAATCATCCGGTGCAGGATCTCGAGGCCGGTACGGTCATGATCAGCAGCCAGAACCACGGCTTCGCGGTCGACGACCAGACCCTGCCGGACAACCTCAAGGCGACCCATCGCTCCCTGTTCGACGGCAGCCTGCAGGGCATCCAGCGCACCGACAAGCCGGCGTTCAGTTTCCAGGGCCACCCGGAGGCCAGTCCCGGCCCGCACGACGTTGCTCCACTGTTCGATCATTTCATTGAACTGATTGAATCGAACCGCCAAGGCGCCAAGTGATTACACAACGGTCAGGAATATTGGCTATTGCACCAAAGACGCCGTCATCCCCGCGCAGGCGGGGATCCAGTAACCGCGGCGGTATATGGATTCCCGCCTGCGCGGGAATGACGCTGCGCCGGCTGACGAACACGATTTTTAACCCTATATGTCCTTGGCGTACTTGGCGCCTTGGCGGTTGATTTGAACTATGCCCAAACGTACCGACATAGAAAGCATTCTCATCCTCGGCGCCGGCCCCATCGTGATCGGCCAGGCCTGCGAGTTCGACTACTCCGGGGCCCAGGCCTGCAAGGCCCTGCGCGAGGAGGGCTACCGGGTCATCCTGGTCAATTCCAATCCGGCCACCATCATGACCGACCCGGAGATGTCCGGTGCCACCTACATCGAGGCGGTGGACTGGCGCACGGTGGAGAAGATCATCGAAAAGGAGCGTCCGGACGCCCTGCTGCCCACCATGGGCGGGCAGACGGCGCTCAACTGCGCCCTGGACCTGGACCGCGAAGGCATCCTGGAGAAGTACGGCGTGGAGATGATCGGCGCCAGCAAGGACGCCATCGACAAGGCCGAGGACCGCGACCGCTTCCGTCAGGCCATGCGCAGAATCGGCCTGGACTTCCCGACCTCGGAGATGGCCCACAGCATGGAAGAGGCCATGCAGGTGCAGGAGAAGATCGGCTTCCCGACCATCATCCGGCCCTCCTTCACCCTGGGCGGCAGCGGCGGCGGCATCGCCTACAACAAGGAAGAGTTCATTGAGATCTGCGAGCGCGGCCTGGATCTGTCCCCGACCAACGAGCTGCTGATCGAGGAATCCGCGCTCGGCTGGAAGGAATACGAGATGGAGGTGGTGCGGGACAGAAAGGACAACTGCATCATCGTCTGCTCGATCGAGAATCTGGATCCCATGGGCATCCACACCGGCGACTCCATCACCGTCGCCCCGGCGCAGACGCTCACCGACAAGGAATACCAGATCATGCGCGACGCCTCCCTGGCGGTGCTGCGCGAGATCGGGGTGGAGACCGGCGGCTCCAACGTGCAGTTCGCCATCAATCCCGACAACGGCCGCATGATCATCATCGAGATGAACCCGCGCGTATCGCGTTCCTCGGCGCTGGCCTCCAAGGCGACCGGTTTCCCCATCGCCAAGGTCGCCGCCAAGCTGGCCGTGGGCTATACGCTGGACGAGCTGCAGAACGAGATCACCGGCGGCGCCACCCCGGCCTCGTTCGAGCCCTCGATCGACTATGTGGTAACCAAGATCCCGCGCTTCACCTTCGAGAAGTTCTCGCAGGCCCAGGCCTATCTCACCACCCAGATGAAGTCGGTGGGCGAAGTCATGGCCATCGGGCGCAATTTCCAGGAATCCTTCCAGAAGGCCCTGCGCGGCCTGGAGACCGGCATCGACGGCCTGAGCGAGAAGCTCGATCTGGCACACGAGGACACCAAGGACAGACTGCGCAGCGAACTCAAGCAGCCGGGCCCGGAACGCATCCTGTACCTGGGCGACGCCTTCCGCTTCGGCATGTCGCTGGACGAGGTGCATGAATACACCGCCATCGATCCCTGGTTCCTGGAGCAGATCGAGGAGATCATCCAGCTGGAAGCGATGGTGCAGGACAAGGGCATCGACGGCCTCGACCGCGACACCCTGTGGCGGCTCAAGCGCAAGGGCTTCGCCGACAGCCGGCTGGCGCATCTGGCCCGGGTGAAGGAATCCGCGGTGCGCGAACTGCGCCACCAGCACGGTCTGCGCCCGGCGTTCAAGCGGGTGGATACCTGCGCCGCCGAGTTCGCCACCGGCACCGCCTACATGTACTCCACCTACGAGGAGGAGTGCGAGGCCGAGCCGACGGACAGGAAGAAGATCATGGTGCTGGGCGGCGGCCCCAACCGCATCGGCCAGGGCATCGAGTTCGACTACTGCTGCGTGCACGCCGCCTTCGCCATGCGCGAGGACGGTTACGAGACCATCATGGTCAACTGCAACCCGGAGACGGTCTCCACCGACTACGACACCTCCGACCGGCTGTACTTCGAGCCGCTGACCCTGGAGGACGTGCTGGAGATCATCGAGAAGGAGCAGCCCGAGGGCGTGATCGTGCAGTACGGCGGCCAGACGCCGCTCAAGCTGGCGCGCGACCTGGAAGCGGCCGGCGCGCCCATCATCGGCACCTCGCCGGATTCCATCGATCTGGCCGAGGACCGTGAGCGCTTCCAGGACATGATCAACCGGCTCGGCCTCAAGCAGCCGCCCAACCGCACCGCGCGCACCGAGGAAGAGGCGCTCCGGCTGGCCGCCGAGATCGGCTATCCGCTGGTGGTGCGCCCGTCCTACGTACTGGGCGGCCGGGCCATGGAGATCGTCTATCAGGAGGAGGACCTGGCCCGCTACATGAACGACGCGGTCAAGGTCTCCAACGACTCCCCCGTGCTGCTGGACCGCTTCCTGGACGATGCCGTGGAGGTGGACGTGGACGCCATCTGCGACGGCAAGGATGTGCTCATCGGCGGCATCATGGAACACATCGAGCAGGCCGGCGTGCACTCGGGCGACTCCGCCTGTTCGCTGCCGCCCTATACCCTGAGCCTGGAAGCCCAGGAGCGCATGCGCGAACAGGTCGCAGCCATGGCGCGCGAACTGAAGGTGATCGGCCTGATGAACACCCAGTTCGCCATCAAGGGCGAGGAGATCTACATCATCGAGGTCAATCCGCGCGCCTCGCGCACCGTGCCCTATGTCTCCAAGGTCACCGGCAGGCCGCTGGCCAAGATCGCCGCCCGCTGCATGGCCGGCCGCTCGCTGGCCGATCAGGACGCGCTGGTGGAGACCGTGCCGACCTATTTCTCGGTCAAGGAGGCGGTGTTCCCCTTCATCAAGTTCCCGGGCGTGGATCCGATCCTCGGCCCGGAGATGAAGTCCACCGGCGAGGTCATGGGTGTGGGCCGCACCTTCGGCGCGGCCTTCGGCCGGGCCCAGCTCGGCGCCGGCGTGGTGCTGCCGCGCAGCGGCAAGATCTTCATCAGTGTGCGCGATACCGACAAGCCCGACGTGGTGGCGCTCGCCAGGGGCTTCGCCGACAAGGGCTTCTCCCTGGTGGCCACCCGCGGTACGGCCCGCGAGATCACCGCCGCCGGCATCAACTGCGAGATCGTCAACAAGGTGATCGAGGGCCGGCCGCACATCGTGGACATGATCAAGAATGACCAGATCAGCTACGTGGTCAACACCACCGAGGGCAAGCAGGCCATCGCCGACTCCTTTACCATCCGCCGCACGGCGTTGCATCATAAGGTGCATGTCAGCACGACCATGGCCCATGCCGAGGCCATCGTCATGGCGTTGGACGCCATCGACAATGCCGAGGTCAACCGGCTGCAGGATCTGCACAGGGAACTGGGGATGATCGAATGAGCAAGGTGCCACTGACCAAACGCGGTGCCGAGAAGCTGCGTGAGGAACTCAAGCAACTCAAGAACGTGGAGCGCCCCCGGGTGATCGAGGCCATCGCCGAGGCGCGTTCGCACGGTGACCTCAAGGAGAACGCCGAGTATCACGCCGCGCGCGAGCAGCAGAGTTTCATCGAGGGCCGGATCAAGGAGATCGAGGGCAAGCTCAGCCACGCCCAGGTGATCGATGTCACCAGCATGGAAAATACCGGCAAGGTGATCTTCGGTACCACCGTGGACCTGGCCGACGAGGACAGCGGCGAGGAATTCTCCTACCGGATCGTCGGCGAGGACGAGGCCGACATCAAGTCCGGTCTGCTGTCGGTCAATTCGCCCATCGCCCGGGCACTGATCGGCAAGCAGGAAGGCGATGTGGTCACCGTCTCCACCCCCGGCGGCGAGCGCAACTACGAGATCCTCGAAGTGCGGTATGTCTGAGATCTAGTGCGGCCCGCTGCTGCGCGTGACAGCCAATCCCTCCGCTCCCATGCAGGCCAAGATCGCCATCGCCGAACGCATCATCCTGACCCTGTGGGTCGGCGGCCTGTGGATGATCGGCTACCTGGCCGTGCCGCTCCTGTTTCATCAACTCGATGACACCCGCCTGGCCGGGCAGCTGGCGGGAGAGATGTTCCGGGCGCTGAACTGGTTCGGGCTGGCGGCGGGTGCGCTGCTGCTGATATCGAACCGGATGCAGGCGCGCCCGGGACTGGACTGGCGGGCGCTAACCCTGGTGTTGATGCTGGCGCTGATTCTGGTCAATGCCTTCGCCATCAGTCCGCTGATGCAGGAGCTCAAGGCCGGCGGTCTGGTGGCGGGCAGCGAGGCGGCGGCACGCTTTGGCCGTCTGCACGGACTGTCGTCCTTTCTCTATCTGATCCAGTCGCTGCTGGGGCTGGGGCTGGTTGTGTTCGGCATACGGCGCGGATAGGGGATTACTTCCCCAGTTCCACCCGCGGGCGCTGGGGATTGCGGCGGAACACCAGCGCGGTGTTGCCGACCCGCTGAACCAGCCGCAGTTTCAGCCGCTGGCACAGTTCCTCCAGCAACTGGTCGCGCAGTTCGCGATCGCCGACATTGAGCTTGATCTTCATCAGCTCGTGGTGCGCGACCGAGGAATCGATCTCCTCGATCACGCTTTCGGTCAGCCCCCTGCCGGCGACGGTGACCACGGGCTTGAGCTTGTGGCCGAGGCCGCGCAGATGGCGCAGCTGGGACTGGGTGAGATGCATGGACTGTCTGCCTGTGTCGGATTCTATGTCTGGGGCGGCATTATAGCCGCGGACGCATACGGATGAACATGGATGCATGCGGCATCCGCCAATTTCGAGGGCTTTGCTGTCGATACCCCGGTCCATGAAGCCTGTGCCTGGAACCTGTAGTCATGTCCCGCACCAAGAGCAGCCGCCGCTGGCTGAAGGAACATTTCGACGATGAATACGTGCTGCGCGCCCAGCGCGAGGGCTGGCGCTCGCGCGCCGTCTACAAACTGCAGGAACTGGACGAGAAGTACCGTCTGTTCAAGCCGGGTATGACGGTGGTGGACCTGGGGGCGGCGCCCGGGGCCTGGTCGCAGTATGCCGTGCAGAAAGTGGGGAAAACGGGCCGGGTCGTGGCCATGGACCTCCTGCCCGTCGAACCCATCGCCGGCGTGGATTTTCTGCAGGGCGATTTTCGCGATGACGAGGTGTATGCGCGGTTTCTGGAACTGGTCGGAAACACGCCGGTGGACCTTGTAATGTCGGACATCGCCCCCAATATCTCCGGGATGGAGGCCGTGGATCAGCCCCGTGCAATGTATCTGGTTGAACTGGCAGTCGATTTCGCCGAGCAGACGCTGCGCGAAGGCGGCACCTTCCTGGCCAAGGTGTTCCAGGGCGAAGGGTTCGATGAACTTGTGCGCGGATTGCGGGGTCGATACAGCAAGGTGATCGTGCGCAAGCCGAAGGCTTCACGGCCGCGTTCGCGCGAGGTCTATCTGCTGGCCGCAGGCCGGAAACTGTAGTAAGGTCAAACCCATTGTTTTATGGTCCGATTAACCCGGGTGGCTGCCGGGGTTTCAGGGGCCAGCTGAGATGAGTCGAGGTAATCCACTTTGAACGACATGGCCAAGAATCTTCTGCTCTGGGTCGTCATCGCCGTGGTCCTGATGGCGGTGTTCAACAACTTCGGCCCGCCGACCCAGCAGACCAACAGCATCGGCTATTCTGAATTCATCGCCCAGGTGAAATCCGGCCAGGTCCAGAACGTGGTCATCCAGAACCATACCGTCAAGGGCAAGCTCGCCAGCGGCGAGAGCTTCACCACCTACGCCCCCGATGATCCCAAGCTGATCGACGACCTGCTGGCCAACAACGTCACCGTCGAGGCCAAGCCTCCGGAGCAGCAGGGCGTGCTGACCCAGATCTTCATTTCCTGGTTCCCCATGCTGCTGCTGATCGCGGTGTGGATCTTCTTCATGCGCCAGATGCAGGGCGGTGCGGGCGGCCGCGGGGCCATGTCCTTCGGCAAGAGCCGGGCGCGCATGCTGGGCGAGGATCAGATCAAGGTCACCTTCAGCGATGTCGCCGGCGTGGAGGAGGCCAAGGAAGAGGTTGAGGAGCTGGTCGAGTTCCTGCGCGACCCGGGCAAGTTCCAGAAGCTCGGCGGCAAGATTCCCAAGGGCGTGCTGATGGTCGGCTCGCCGGGCACCGGCAAGACGCTGCTGGCCAAGGCCATCGCCGGCGAGGCCAAGGTGCCGTTCTTCACCATCTCCGGTTCCGACTTCGTCGAGATGTTCGTCGGCGTGGGCGCCTCGCGCGTGCGCGACATGTTCGAGCAGGCCAAGAAGCACGCCCCCTGCATCATCTTCATCGATGAGATCGATGCCGTGGGCCGTCACCGCGGCGCCGGTCTGGGCGGCGGCCACGACGAGCGCGAGCAGACGCTGAACCAGCTGCTGGTGGAAATGGACGGCTTCGAGGGCAACGAGGGCGTGATCGTCATCGCCGCCACCAACCGGCCCGACGTGCTCGACCCGGCGCTGCTGCGCCCCGGCCGCTTCGACCGCCAGGTGGTGGTGCCGCTGCCCGATGTGCGCGGCCGCGCCCAGATCCTGCAGGTGCACATGCGCAAGGTGCCCGCGGCCGACGACGTCGAGCCCATGATCATTGCCCGCGGCACCCCGGGTTTCTCCGGCGCCGATCTGGCCAACCTGGTCAACGAGGCCTCGCTGTTCGCCGCCCGCGCCAACAAGCGCGTGGTGGACATGGAGGACTTCGAGAAGGCCAAGGACAAGATCATGATGGGCGCCGAACGCCGCTCCATGGTGATGAGCGAGGAGGAGAAGCGTCTGACCGCCTATCACGAGGCCGGCCACGCCATCGTCGGCCGTCTGGTGCCGGAGCACGACCCGGTGCACAAGGTCTCGATCATCCCGCGCGGACGCGCCCTGGGCGTGACCCTGTTCCTGCCCGAGGATGACCGCCACAGCTTTACCAAGCAGCGCCTGGAGAGCCAGATCTCCAGCCTGTTCGGCGGCCGCCTGGCCGAGTTTCTCATCTTCGGCGCCGACAAGGTCACCACCGGCGCCTCCAATGACATCCAGCGTGCGACCGAGCTGGCGCGCAACATGGTCACCCGCTGGGGTCTGTCCGATCGGCTGGGACCGCTGTCCTATGGCGAGGAGGAGAACGAGGTCTTTCTGGGCCATTCGGTCACCCAGCACAAGAACATCTCCGATGACACGGCGCATGCCATCGACATGGAGATCCGTTCCATCATCGACAACAACTACAAGCGGGCCGAGTCCATCCTGACCGAGAACATGGACATCCTCCATGCCATGGCCCAGGCGCTGATCAAGTACGAGACCATCGACGCCAACCAGATCGACGATCTGATGGCACGGCGCGAGGTGCGTCCGCCGCGTGAATGGTCGGACAACCCGCCGCCCTCAGCGGGTACGGGTACGGCCACCGGCGACGAGCCGGAGAAGGGCCGCAAGGACAGCGGCGGCCCGATCGGCGATCCCGCCGGCCAGCACTGAGGCCCCTGCCACCCGCATCACGCCCCGCTTTGGCGGGGCGTTTTATTTTAACTGCATCAATCTTTTAAACGCAGAGGCGTTTATGTCCTTAGGGTGCGAAGTCGCAGAGAGCGCAATGAATTCATGTAGAATTATATTTTTTGTAACTTTGCGCCCTCTGCGTCCCTGCGTCTTTGCGTTGAATAAATTATTGGTAAACTTCCATGCAGCTTGAGTGCGGAAACCGCCGGCTGGACCTGAGCCGGCCGCGGGTGATGGGGGTTCTGAACGTCACGCCCGATTCCTTCTCCGACGGCGGCGCGTTTCTGGCCGCCGGACAGGCCGTGGCCCGGGCCCGGGAGATGGTCGCCGAGGGCGCGGACATCATCGACATCGGCGGCGAATCCACCCGCCCGGGGGCCGATCCGGTCAGCATCGAGGATGAACTGACGCGGGT
This sequence is a window from Thiohalobacter thiocyanaticus. Protein-coding genes within it:
- the ftsH gene encoding ATP-dependent zinc metalloprotease FtsH, with amino-acid sequence MAKNLLLWVVIAVVLMAVFNNFGPPTQQTNSIGYSEFIAQVKSGQVQNVVIQNHTVKGKLASGESFTTYAPDDPKLIDDLLANNVTVEAKPPEQQGVLTQIFISWFPMLLLIAVWIFFMRQMQGGAGGRGAMSFGKSRARMLGEDQIKVTFSDVAGVEEAKEEVEELVEFLRDPGKFQKLGGKIPKGVLMVGSPGTGKTLLAKAIAGEAKVPFFTISGSDFVEMFVGVGASRVRDMFEQAKKHAPCIIFIDEIDAVGRHRGAGLGGGHDEREQTLNQLLVEMDGFEGNEGVIVIAATNRPDVLDPALLRPGRFDRQVVVPLPDVRGRAQILQVHMRKVPAADDVEPMIIARGTPGFSGADLANLVNEASLFAARANKRVVDMEDFEKAKDKIMMGAERRSMVMSEEEKRLTAYHEAGHAIVGRLVPEHDPVHKVSIIPRGRALGVTLFLPEDDRHSFTKQRLESQISSLFGGRLAEFLIFGADKVTTGASNDIQRATELARNMVTRWGLSDRLGPLSYGEEENEVFLGHSVTQHKNISDDTAHAIDMEIRSIIDNNYKRAESILTENMDILHAMAQALIKYETIDANQIDDLMARREVRPPREWSDNPPPSAGTGTATGDEPEKGRKDSGGPIGDPAGQH